Sequence from the Microbacterium dextranolyticum genome:
GGGTGGCGACGGGGGCATCCCAGCCCTGCAGATACAGGTTCGTGATGGGGAGCGTGATGATGCCCAGATCGGCGTCGCGCACCGCCTCCACGACGGGCTGCAGTTCGGCAGGCGAAAGCGTGCCCAGGCGGGAGCAGTGGCCGGCGGATGCCGACGCGTGCTGCCACGACGCCGTGCGACGCGCGAGCTCGACGATCGTGAGCGGCCCATCGAGGGATTCGTCGGTGTGCATGTCGACGCCGCGCCCCAATCGTTCGGCGAGTGTCAGCAGCCGGGCGAGCTCGGCGCCCGGGTCGGTTGCGAGGTGCGGGGCGCCTCCGATGAGGTCGACGCCGCGCTCGACGGCCTCTTCGTGCAGGGCATCCGACACGCGTTCGTCGCCGAGTGTGCACAGTTCGAGGTCGATCAGGCCCCGCAGCTCTTCGCGCACCTGCAGGAGTGCGTCGACGCCGCGCAGCGGATCCGCGTCGGCGAAGATGTTCACGTGCGAGCGGATCGCCGTCACGCCGTGCGAGAGCATGTCGAGCGCGGTCGTGCGCGCGCGCTCGGCGATCGAATCGCGCGTCTCGGCAGCTGCATACGCGTCGTACTGGGCGATGGCCGTCGGCAGGTCGCCGAAGGCGGGGGAGATGCGGTCCCACGTGCGCGACTTGTCGAGGTGCGCGTGGGGATCGGCCGCCGCGGTCAGCAGCACGAAGCCCGTGAGATCGAGCTCGCCCTCCGCTTCGGCCGGGGCCTCGCCCGCGGGGTGGACGGCCTTGACCGTCTCGCCGCTGAGCACGACGTCGACCCTGGCTCCCCCGGGGAGGGTGGCGTTCCGCAGAGTGCGGAGGGATCGCGGAAGGTGCACGAATGGTCCTCTGTTCGTCGCGCTCCGTCGGGTAGGAGATCGCGGATCAATGTTGATAGCCTCAACATCGGCGAAGGTACGGGGGCCATGTTTCGAGGGAATGACACGATCGTGTCGCTCTGTTAATCACGGCTCACCGGCGTTGCGATCGGGATCGGGATCATGTCCGGCTGCCGCCTACAATGCGGCGGAGGTAATCCGTCCCAGAGAGGAGCACGACGTGGATGCGACCACGACCGCCGCGGTCGACATGCTCGGGCCGCGAGTGCGCGCGCTGCGCACCCAGCGGGGATTGACCCTGGTGCAGCTCGCCGCGCTGTCGGGGCTGTCGCATTCGTTCCTGAGTCAGCTCGAGCGCTCGCGCGCGCGCCCGTCCATGTCGTCGCTGGAGAGCATCTCGGTGGCTCTGTCGACGAGCGTCGTGGAGCTCCTCGCTGACGGGCGCCTGTCCACACCGGGCTCCCCGGTGAGCATCGTCCGCGCCCACGAGGGCGTGGTCGGTGCCTTCGGCAGCGGCACGGGGCGCATGCTCGCGGAGGGGAGCGGGCATCCGTTCCGCCCCATCGAGTACGTGGGCGACAACACGACGTGGGGCGACGTCGTCGTCCACGATGAGGACGAGTTCATCCATGTCGTCGACGGTCGCATCGAGCTGGAACTCGACGGGGAGCGCCACGTTCTGGGGCCGCGCGATTCGGCGTACACCCCGGGCGGGACCGGGCACAGGTGGCGGACCGCCGACCCCGTTCCCTACCGTCTGATCATCGTCAAGGAGTCCAGCCAATGAGCGCACCCGAGGGACGCATCGAGGTCGAGGTGGTCGCGATCGAGGCCGCGGCCGACGGCATCGTCGAGATCGAACTCGCCGCTCGGGCCGGTGACCGCCTTCCCGACTGGGAGCCGGGCGCCCATATCGACCTCATCCTGCCGAGTGGACTCGTGCGCCAGTACTCGCTGACAGGCGAGCCCGCGGCGGCGACGTGGCGCGTCGCCGTCCTGCGCGAAGAGGCCGGCCGCGGAGGGTCGCGCTGGATCGCCGACCGGCTGCAGGTCGGCGCGCGTCTGAAAGTCGCCGGTCCGCGGAACCACTTCGCCTTGCCTCCCGCGAACGGCGCGGCGGCCCCGCTCGTCTTCGTCGCGGGCGGGATCGGCATCACTCCGATCGTCCCGTTGGCGGCGCAGGCGCTCGGCGAGGGGCGCGAGGTGCGTGTGCACTACTGCGGGCACGAGGGTCGGATGGCGTTCCTGGATCGTCTGCACGGCCTGTACGGAGACCGGTTCACCGTGCACATCAGCGAGCGCGGCGACCGGCTCGACATCGACGCGCTGGTCGTCGACGCGGCCGCGAGCGGTGCCGCCATCGTCACCTGCGGCCCGGCCCGGCTTCTCGATGCCATCGGTGAGACCGCGCGCGCACACGACGTGCCCGTTCATCTGGAGCGATTCGAATCCGGTGCGCTGCCGGCGCCCGTGTGGCAGGGACCGTTCGAGGTGGAACTGGCCCTCACCGGCGTGACGATCGAGGTGCCGCCGGAGATCTCTGTGCTCGCGGCGGCCGAGGCGGCCGGAGCGCTCGTTCTCTCCAGCTGCAGCGAGGGAACCTGCGGAACCTGCGAGACCCCTGTCCTGGACGGGGTCGTCGACCACCGCGATTCGATCCTCAGCCCGGCCCAGCGCGAGCGGAACGACACGATGTTCGTGTGCGTGTCGCGGGCCGCCTGCCCGCGCCTCGTGCTCGAGCTCTGACGCGGCCCACCGTGGAGCGCTGTTCCCTCAAGGTTGCTCGGGGGCGGGTTTGGATTTCGGGTCGGCATCGGCGATAATGTCGGCATAACCGCACAGTCGCCGTGCTATCCGCCGGTCAGGTCGTAGGGGAAGACGTACCTGATGAAACGGAGAGACCGATGGCGTCAACAACCGCGCGTGGAGTGATCTACATCCACTCCGCGCCACGCGCGCTGTGCCCCCACCTCGAGTGGGCGGTCGGTCGCGCTCTGGGCCGTGCCGTGAACTTCGACTGGGCCGATCAGCCGGTGCTGAGCGGAAGTCGACGCGCGGAGTTCTACTGGGAGGGCCCGGTCGGAACCGGCGCGGCGCTCGCGACGGCCATTCGAGGCTGGGAACACCTTCGTTTCGAAGTCAGCGAGGATCCCACGCCCCGCAGCGACGGCGGTCGATGGATGCACACACCGGGTCTCGGCATCCACTTCGCACAGACCGACACCGTCGGGAACCTCGTCATCGGTGAAGACCGCATCCGCTACGCGATGGAGATCGCCGCCGGCGACCCTGCCGAACTGCAGCGCGAGCTGCAGGTGGCGTTGGGTGCGGCGTGGGACGACGAACTGGAGCCGTTCCGGCATGCCAGCGATGACGCCCCGGTGGTCTGGCTGCACAAGGTCGGCTGAGCGGCTCTCCGCGACAACTCCACAGACCAGGCGGCGCAGGAGCGCCCGTACTCGCCTCGGACGGCTTCCCGGGGTCGAGGATCGCGTGCCGGCCGCCTCACCCGAGAGAACCCCCTCCGCTGGCTTCGCGGAGGGGGTTCTTCACGTTCTGGGCGGCACCGTTCCGGCGCCCCTCGCCTACACCGAGGCGAAGGCCACGACGGCGTTGTGGCCGCCGAAGCCGAACGAGTTGCTGATCGCCAGCTGGTCGCCCGAACCGAGGGGCTGTGCCTCGCCGGAGATCCGGAACGGCACCGCCGGGTCCTGCTCGGTGAGGTTGATCGTGGGGGGAGCGAGGCGCTCACCGATCGCCTTGATGGTGAAGATCGCTTCGAGAGCACCGGTGCCGCCGAGGAGGTGACCGGTGGATGCCTTCGTCGCCGACACCGGGATGTCGTCGATCCGGTCGCCGAACACCGACTTCAGCGCGACGTACTCGTTGGGATCGCCGACCGGCGTCGAGGTCGCGTGCGCGTTGATGTGCGTGACGTCGGCCGTGGACGCGCCGGCCATCTGCAGCGCGAGACGCACGGCGCGAGCGGCACCCGTGCCTTCGGGGTCGTTGGCGGTGATGTGGTACGAATCGGCCGTCACGCCGCCACCCACGACGGCGGCGTAGATCTTCGCGCCGCGGGCCTTGGCGTGCTCCTCGGTCTCGAGGATCAGGACGCCGGCGCCTTCGCCCATGACGAAGCCGTCACGGTCGATGCTGCCGGGGCGCGAGGCGGTCTCGGGCGAGTCGTTGCGCTTGGAGAGGGCCTGCATCGAGGCGAACGAGGCGATCGTGACGGGGTGGATGACCGATTCGGTGCCGCCGGCGATCACGACGTCGGCCAGGCCGTCGCGCAGGTGCTCGATCGCGTTGACGATCGACTCCGTGCTCGAGGCGCAGGCGCTGGCGACCGTGCGGGCGTACGCGCGAGCGCCGAAGTGCAGCGACAGGTTCCCGGCTGCGGCGTTGGGCATCAGCATCGGCACCGTCATCGGGAGGACCCGTCGCGGCCCCTTCTCGCGGAGCGTGTCCCAGGCATCCAGCAACGTCCAGAGTCCGCCGATGCCGGTGGCGAAGTCGATGCCGAGACGCTCGGGCTCGACCTCGGGGCTGCCGGCGTCGGCCCAGGCCTCCATCGCCGCCACGAGGGCGAACTGAGAGGACGGGTCGAGCCGTTTCGCGATGGGACGCTCGAGGATCGTGTCGGGGCGCACGGCGGCCTGTGCGGCGAAGGTCACGGGCAGGTTGTACTGCTCGACCCAGTCGTACTCGAGGGTGCGTGTGCCGGAGGCGCCGGCCAGCAGCGCCGACCAGCTGTCGGGCGCGGTGCCGCCGATGGGGCTGGACGCGCCGATGCCGGTCACGACGATTCGGGAAGTGCTCATGGTCTCCTCGCGATGCTCCGGTGGGGGCGTGGGCCCCCACCGTCAGCGATCAAGGCCGCCTGCAGGGGGTTGTCAGGCCTGGTTGGTGGTGATGAAGGTGACGGCGTCGCCGACCGTCTTGAGGTTCTTGACCTCTTCGTCGGGGATCGTCACGCCGAACTTCTCCTCGGCGTTGACGACGATCGTCATCATCGAGATCGAGTCGATGTCGAGGTCGTCCGTGAACGACTTCTCCAGAGCGACCTCGTCGGCGGCGATGCCCGTCTCGTCGGTGATGAGCTCGGCGAGCCCTGCGAGGACCTCGTCGTTGCTGAATGCCATGGGATTCTCCTTGTGTGTCGGGTTGTACGGGATGGGAATGCGACCCGGCCGGGTCCGGGGATCAGTCTAGGTGTGAGCTGCGAGCGCTCACGGGAGGACGATGACCTGCGCGCCGAACACGAGTCCGGCACCGAAGCCGATCTGCAGGGCGAGTCCGCCGGAGAGCTCCGGGTGCTCCTCCAGCAGACGGTGGGTGGCGAGGGGGATCGAGGCGGCGGACGTGTTCCCGGTCGTCTCGATGTCGCGACCGATGATGACCGTGTCGGGAAGGCCGAGCTGCTTGGCGAACTCGTCGATGATGCGCATGTTCGCCTGGTGCGGGACGAACGCGGCCAGATCGGATGCCTCGATGCCGGCGGCCTCGATGGCCTGCCGGGCGACCTTCACCATCTCCCAGACGGCCCAGCGGAACACGGTCGGCCCTTCCTGGCGGAGCGTCGGCCACGGCGCGAGACCGTCGCGGAACTCGACGAGCGTGTGGTTCATGCCCACGGCATCCGACTTGGATCCGTCCGATCCCCAGACCGTGGGCCCGATGCCCGCGATGTCGCTGGGGCCGACCACGGCGGCGCCGGCACCGTCGCCGAGCAGGAACGAGATCGATCGATCGGTCGGGTCGATGACGTCACTGAGCTTCTCGGCACCGACGACGACCGCGTAGTGCGCCGCGCCGGCGCGGATGAGCGCATCCGCCTGTGCGACGCCGTAGGCGAAGCCGGCGCATGCGGCGTTGATGTCGTACGCGGCGGCGGGGTTCGCTCCGATGCGGTCCGCGACGATCGCCGACACCGACGGCGTCTGCTTCGGGTTCGAGATCGTCGCGACGATGACGGCGTCGATCTTCTCGGGGGCGATGCCCGAGCGGGAGACCGCCTCGGCCGCGGCAGCAGCGGCGAGATCGATCGCCGAGGTCTCGGCGTTCGCGCGGACGCGCGTCACGATGCCGGTGCGCTGGCGGATCCACTCGTCGCTGGAGTTGATGGGCCCCACGATGTCGTCGTTGGGCACGGCGTTCTCGCCGCGGGCCGCGCCGTAGGCGTAGATGCGCGTGTGGGCGGGGCCGGTCGGCTGGGTGATCGCGATGCTCACGCGGCTTCTCCTGTCAGCAGAGCGGCCGCGGCCGCCAGATCGTCGGGGGTTTTCACGGCGACGGTGGGCACTCCGCGCAGGGCCCGCTTCGCGAGTCCGACGAGGGTGCCGGCCGGCGCCAGTTCGATGATGCCGGTGACGCCGCTCGCGGCGAACGACTCCATGCATAGGTCCCACCGCACGGGCGAGGCGACCTGCTGGACGAGCAGATCCAGGGCGTCGCGTCCCGAACGAACGACACTGCCGTCATGGTTCGTCCAGAGCGTGAGCGCGGGATCGGATGCCGTGACCTCCGCTGCGGCGGCCTGGAGGGCGTCGACGGCTGGCGCCATGTAGCGGGTGTGGAACGCGCCGGCGACTTGCAGGGGGATGACGCGCGAGCCGGCGACGGGAGCCTCGGCGAGGGCGGCCAGAGGGGGGAGTGCGCCCGCGGCGACGATCTGACCGGCGCCGTTGTGGTTCGCGGGGGTGAGGTCGAGTTCACCCAGGCGTGCGAGCACGGCGTCGCGGTCGCCGCCGAGGATCGCGCTCATACCGGTCTGCTCCGCCGCGGCAGCCTCGGCCATCGCCCGCCCGCGCAGGCCCACCAGGCGCATCCCGTCGGTCTCGGAGATCACTCCGGCGGCGACGAGGGCGGCGACCTCGCCGACCGAATGGCCGGCGACGCCCGCAGGACTGGTTCCGGCGGCTTGCGTCAGCGCGGCGTACGACAGCAGGCTGGCGGCGACGATGAGCGGCTGCGCCACCTGCGTGTCGCGGATGCGATCGGCGTCCCACTCCGTGCCGGCGGCGACGAGGTCGATGTCGCTGTCCACGGAGTACCGCTCGAGCCGGTCACGCACTCCCTCGAGGGCGAGCCATGGTTCGAGGAAGCCGGGGGTCTGAGACCCTTGTCCGGGGAAGACGGTGATGATCACTGCTCTATCCTGCCAAGTTCTCGGGGCGCGTGCTGGGGGAGACGTCACAGAAAAAGGCCGAACCCTTGTCTGTGGCGCACAGAATCACAAAGTGCGGACGCTCACGGCGTGCGGCGTGCTCCGCCTCGCCGTCGGGTCACTTCCGTGCCGATCGATCCGATGATGAGGGCCGTCTGCAGGATCAACGCCTCGCGCGGGCCGGTGGCGTCCCACCCGATGACATCCGAGACGCGCTTGAGCCGGTAGCGCACGGTGTTGGGGTGCACGAAGAGTTCCCGCGCCGTGGCCTCGAGGGACCGGCCGTTGTCCAGATAGCTCCACAGTGTCGTCACGAGATCGGATGAGTGCGCCTGGAGGGGGCGGTAGATGCGCTCGACGAGCGTGGCCTTCGCGGCGCTGTCACCGGCCAGTGCGCGCTCGGGAAGCAGGTCGTCGGCTTCGACCGGACGCGGTGCGCTGCGCCAGGCTGCGGCGACGGCGAAACCCGCGAGGGCGGCGCGGGCGCTCTGACCGGCGTCGACGAGGGCGGGCACGGTGGGACCGAGCACGAGATGGCCCGCACCGAAACCCGGCTCGAGGCGAGTGGCGATCTCGAGGAAGGGGAGGACGTCGCGCCGTTCGTCCGGCGTCGGGGCGTCCGCACGCCCGATCACCAGCACGAGCCGCGATCCCTGCACGCCGATCAGCACGTCGACGCCCATCTTGCGCGCGATCCGGCGCAGCTGGTCGACGTCGAACTGCGCGGGAGTGGTCCCGACGAGGACGGCGACTTCGCCGTGACCGTGCCATCCGAGGGCCGCGATCCTGCTCGGCAGCTCTTCGTCGGCTTCGCCCGTGAGGATCGAGTCGACGACGAGTGCTTCGAGACGGGCATCCCACAGCCCCCTCGCCTCGGCGGCGCGGGCGTACACATCGGCCGAAGCGAAGGCCACCTCTCGCGAAAAGAGCAGGATGCTCTCGCGCAGATCTTCGGCGCGCCCGGCGACACGCTCCTCGGTCACGGCGACCGTGACGCGGATCAGCTGGAGCGTCTGCGTGAGGCTGACGCTGCGCAACAGCTCACGTGGGGCGGCGGCGAAGATGTCCGCCGCGATCCAGGGGGTGGACTGGGGATCGTCGTACCACTGGATGAACGAGGCGATGCCCGCCTGCGCCACGAGACCCACCGACGACCGACGGGCCGGCGGCATGTCGGCGTACCACGGCAGCGACTCTTCGAGCCGCTTGATGGTCGCCGTTGCAAGATCTCCGGAGATCCGACGCAACCAGGCGAGGGTCTCCGCTTTCTCCTGCGGGGTGGGGCGGGCGGGCATCGCGTCGGTCAGCTCTCGCCCCCGGCGTTGCCGCTGGTGCCGGCGTTGACGTCGTGCAGGCGGTACTTCTCGATGGCCTGGACGGACAGCGAGCGATCGACGACGCCTTCCTCGGCGAGCGCCTGCAGGGCGCGCACCACGACCGAGGGACCGTCGATCTTGAAGAACCGACGAGCGGCGGCGCGGGTGTCCGAGAACCCGAAGCCGTCGGCGCCCAGCGTGACGTAGCGGTTCGGCACCCACGGACGGATCTGGTCCTGCACGGCGTGCATGTAGTCGCTGACGGCGACGACCGGACCGGCCGTGCCCTGCAGCTTCTGCGTCAGGTACGCGGTGCGCGGCTCGTCCGTCGGGTGCAGGAAGTTGTGCTCGTCGGCGGCGAGACCGTCGCGGCGCAGCTCCGTCCAGCTCGTCACCGACCAGACGTCGG
This genomic interval carries:
- a CDS encoding beta-ketoacyl-[acyl-carrier-protein] synthase family protein, with the protein product MSTSRIVVTGIGASSPIGGTAPDSWSALLAGASGTRTLEYDWVEQYNLPVTFAAQAAVRPDTILERPIAKRLDPSSQFALVAAMEAWADAGSPEVEPERLGIDFATGIGGLWTLLDAWDTLREKGPRRVLPMTVPMLMPNAAAGNLSLHFGARAYARTVASACASSTESIVNAIEHLRDGLADVVIAGGTESVIHPVTIASFASMQALSKRNDSPETASRPGSIDRDGFVMGEGAGVLILETEEHAKARGAKIYAAVVGGGVTADSYHITANDPEGTGAARAVRLALQMAGASTADVTHINAHATSTPVGDPNEYVALKSVFGDRIDDIPVSATKASTGHLLGGTGALEAIFTIKAIGERLAPPTINLTEQDPAVPFRISGEAQPLGSGDQLAISNSFGFGGHNAVVAFASV
- a CDS encoding acyl carrier protein, giving the protein MAFSNDEVLAGLAELITDETGIAADEVALEKSFTDDLDIDSISMMTIVVNAEEKFGVTIPDEEVKNLKTVGDAVTFITTNQA
- a CDS encoding helix-turn-helix domain-containing protein translates to MDATTTAAVDMLGPRVRALRTQRGLTLVQLAALSGLSHSFLSQLERSRARPSMSSLESISVALSTSVVELLADGRLSTPGSPVSIVRAHEGVVGAFGSGTGRMLAEGSGHPFRPIEYVGDNTTWGDVVVHDEDEFIHVVDGRIELELDGERHVLGPRDSAYTPGGTGHRWRTADPVPYRLIIVKESSQ
- a CDS encoding DUF3145 domain-containing protein — its product is MASTTARGVIYIHSAPRALCPHLEWAVGRALGRAVNFDWADQPVLSGSRRAEFYWEGPVGTGAALATAIRGWEHLRFEVSEDPTPRSDGGRWMHTPGLGIHFAQTDTVGNLVIGEDRIRYAMEIAAGDPAELQRELQVALGAAWDDELEPFRHASDDAPVVWLHKVG
- a CDS encoding ACP S-malonyltransferase — its product is MIITVFPGQGSQTPGFLEPWLALEGVRDRLERYSVDSDIDLVAAGTEWDADRIRDTQVAQPLIVAASLLSYAALTQAAGTSPAGVAGHSVGEVAALVAAGVISETDGMRLVGLRGRAMAEAAAAEQTGMSAILGGDRDAVLARLGELDLTPANHNGAGQIVAAGALPPLAALAEAPVAGSRVIPLQVAGAFHTRYMAPAVDALQAAAAEVTASDPALTLWTNHDGSVVRSGRDALDLLVQQVASPVRWDLCMESFAASGVTGIIELAPAGTLVGLAKRALRGVPTVAVKTPDDLAAAAALLTGEAA
- a CDS encoding amidohydrolase family protein: MHLPRSLRTLRNATLPGGARVDVVLSGETVKAVHPAGEAPAEAEGELDLTGFVLLTAAADPHAHLDKSRTWDRISPAFGDLPTAIAQYDAYAAAETRDSIAERARTTALDMLSHGVTAIRSHVNIFADADPLRGVDALLQVREELRGLIDLELCTLGDERVSDALHEEAVERGVDLIGGAPHLATDPGAELARLLTLAERLGRGVDMHTDESLDGPLTIVELARRTASWQHASASAGHCSRLGTLSPAELQPVVEAVRDADLGIITLPITNLYLQGWDAPVATPRGITAVRALLDAGVRLGAGADNVRDPFNPLGRCDPLETVALLVIGAHVSIDDALALVSDGSRSVMRLDAAGAVEGARAEFVAVKGTSAADVAASADPNRHVIHRGRLVSSTVATVTRADWSSSTERQVSA
- a CDS encoding beta-ketoacyl-ACP synthase III, whose protein sequence is MSIAITQPTGPAHTRIYAYGAARGENAVPNDDIVGPINSSDEWIRQRTGIVTRVRANAETSAIDLAAAAAAEAVSRSGIAPEKIDAVIVATISNPKQTPSVSAIVADRIGANPAAAYDINAACAGFAYGVAQADALIRAGAAHYAVVVGAEKLSDVIDPTDRSISFLLGDGAGAAVVGPSDIAGIGPTVWGSDGSKSDAVGMNHTLVEFRDGLAPWPTLRQEGPTVFRWAVWEMVKVARQAIEAAGIEASDLAAFVPHQANMRIIDEFAKQLGLPDTVIIGRDIETTGNTSAASIPLATHRLLEEHPELSGGLALQIGFGAGLVFGAQVIVLP
- a CDS encoding PDR/VanB family oxidoreductase; its protein translation is MSAPEGRIEVEVVAIEAAADGIVEIELAARAGDRLPDWEPGAHIDLILPSGLVRQYSLTGEPAAATWRVAVLREEAGRGGSRWIADRLQVGARLKVAGPRNHFALPPANGAAAPLVFVAGGIGITPIVPLAAQALGEGREVRVHYCGHEGRMAFLDRLHGLYGDRFTVHISERGDRLDIDALVVDAAASGAAIVTCGPARLLDAIGETARAHDVPVHLERFESGALPAPVWQGPFEVELALTGVTIEVPPEISVLAAAEAAGALVLSSCSEGTCGTCETPVLDGVVDHRDSILSPAQRERNDTMFVCVSRAACPRLVLEL
- a CDS encoding PucR family transcriptional regulator, whose product is MPARPTPQEKAETLAWLRRISGDLATATIKRLEESLPWYADMPPARRSSVGLVAQAGIASFIQWYDDPQSTPWIAADIFAAAPRELLRSVSLTQTLQLIRVTVAVTEERVAGRAEDLRESILLFSREVAFASADVYARAAEARGLWDARLEALVVDSILTGEADEELPSRIAALGWHGHGEVAVLVGTTPAQFDVDQLRRIARKMGVDVLIGVQGSRLVLVIGRADAPTPDERRDVLPFLEIATRLEPGFGAGHLVLGPTVPALVDAGQSARAALAGFAVAAAWRSAPRPVEADDLLPERALAGDSAAKATLVERIYRPLQAHSSDLVTTLWSYLDNGRSLEATARELFVHPNTVRYRLKRVSDVIGWDATGPREALILQTALIIGSIGTEVTRRRGGARRTP